In one Penaeus chinensis breed Huanghai No. 1 chromosome 33, ASM1920278v2, whole genome shotgun sequence genomic region, the following are encoded:
- the LOC125043171 gene encoding uncharacterized protein LOC125043171, producing MPVEPSCCTFVVSVIIGLGWVVGAVMALTYLSDADGLFVLVVMSVMFICGATFWYIYRERGGEADLPDQDDSLEGEEAAEPEERPTAASEEQRARRRPSALRDCDPPSSFV from the exons ATGCCAGTGGAACCGTCATGCTGTACGTTCGTGGTGTCCGTAATCATTGGCCTGGGATGGGTCGTTGGTGCTGTGATGGCCTTGACGTATCTTAGTGACGCAGACGGACTCTTCGTATTAGTTGTGATGTCTGTCATGTTCATATGTGGGGCGACGTTCTGGTACATCTACAGGGAGCGTGGCGGCGAAGCGGACTTACCCGACCAG GACGACTCCTTGGAGGGCGAGGAGGCCGCGGAGCCGGAGGAGCGCCCTACGGCAGCCAGCGAGGAGCAGCGGGCTCGAAGACGCCCCTCCGCCCTACGAGACTGtgatcctccttcctccttcgtatgA